One Alnus glutinosa chromosome 13, dhAlnGlut1.1, whole genome shotgun sequence genomic window, cattcaagtttctcaatcacatactctagaaccattaaatgaatccaactcaaagataaatcacaaagagtacccatttgaaatcaaatcatccaatgtatccattcaatgaacaaatcacaatggatatcatcgttcaaaccgataaaacaatgtatccatcggttgaaacacattaaatgtcctatatctaccaacaaccacattcattgcaaaagataaagcatttaaatgaatggaacttaaataacaaatatgatatgtcatcaaatgtgcaagtattataacaagagtgtgagtgtcatcaatggaaaggtttcatcctcaaccttagttgaggttactagccttccatgactaagaacaccacaagagaatgaagaacaaccatggaaataaaaggaaagctttacaaaaagaaagtgtctaagaacaaaagctactggaatacactacaaaatgcacgaaatcaaaccctatctactgttctccgAACTACTCCcaacaaggaggtatggctatggcttttatagaaggaaattagggctagaaacccatgtaaaatgactcctctaaccccctctagggttcctctctttcTAGAGACAGccaaggtcatgcaaccagcgtgttctgctgcgaaaatcagagggagaactgctttttgtcatggagaagctcctgattagGTGTTCtagcgcgcttctgcaaaagtaagttctgggaaatttcgatcgatcgacttttattcgatcgatcaacttcgggcaaaattcgatcaatcgattttaagttcgatcgatcgagttcttcagaacttcctaattttccaagcaattccacatgaattttgccattcctcacttattaacctacaaaacataaaaacacaaaaactaaccaaagcatcaaaaaataacaaggctaaaggtctaactaatgtaaatcaaggggtccaaatacacaatatttggcactcatcaatttTCGACCTTAAACGTCATCCCCAACACGTGCGGCAAAAGTTTTAAGCATAAAGCTGAGGATTGAAGACCGTTGTCAACTCTTGGGGAAGGAtgcttagaaaagaaaaaaagttgaaagaagATGAAGTTGTTGGTGGAATGGAAGCCAAATCTGATCAAACCCATGCAAATAAGGTTGAGTAACAGTAATTTTTCATATCTTAGTTTCAGATCTTGCTTCTTGCTGAAATTTCTCCAAATCCGACTGTTTAGGGTTTGCAATCACCGTCAAGGTCGTCCACTTCAATGTCGTTTGTGAAAGCTGATTTGGGTGTGGATGCACTGACATGCAAATGCGGCCTTCGATCTCCATTAAGAACCTCTTGGACGACTGCAAATCCTGGGAGGCGCTTCTTTGGATGTTCCATGTATGATGCACAGAAGGTAAGTGAACTGTACCTCAACTGTTTGATAATATGCCCAAATGAGTATCACCTATATGAATGTATGTATAACCGGACCTTTTTTTGGGTGTGCCGTGTATTATGacacttattgtgttttttgttgTGTTGTTTTGATTAGAAAGTCGGGCAATGCCGTTTTTTCGTTTAGTTTGACAAAGAGACATGTCCCCGGGGAAAGGAAGTACTGCCTCAATTACGTAATGAATTGAATTCCTTGAAGGAAGAGGTTATACAACTTAGAGCACGGAAGAGGCAGCTTACTCAAATGTTGCTATTTTTGACAGTtgtgttttttgcttttgtggGAGTATGGTTGATGGGGGTGCTTGtaatgtttttatctttttgtaatGGTAGTGTGTTTGTGAAGGAAGTATTTGTAATGGTACATTCGGCTTTGGCATTTTTGGATGGTTGATGGAGTGAATTTAACACTTCCATTTTGTGACTTTGGATCATTGTATGTATGGTACTCCTCCCATTATGTGGATTATGCAACAATTATGTATAATATCTTATGTGGAATGTGCAACAATTGTGTATAATACCTGTTTGTCATCATCATAAATACATGCAAAATACCAACACAAGAACAATAACACAAAATATTGTTCATACCACCAACATAAATTCAAGGACCATATGCATCCCAAAACCCTAACCGTGTTCACAATAGCATAATGTACATTATATGTCTGTTCATTATCATCATAAATACATGCACAATACCAACACAAGAATAATAACACAAGGATATTGTTCATACCACAAACATAAACTCAAGGACCATTTGTCCAAAATAGCAACATTCACTAAATACAACCTTTGGAAATTTGTTCATATCACCAACATAAACTACATAAACTTATCCAAAATAGAAATATTCACCTAACTACATccacaaaatatcacaaaatattGTTCATACCACCAACATAAACTCAGGGACCATTTGTCCAAAATAGCAACATTCACTAAATACAACCTTTGAAAATTTGTTCATATCACCAATATAAACTACATAAACTTATCCAAAATAGCAACATTCACCTAACTACATccacaaaatatcacaaaatattGTGGATACCACCAACATAAACTATCCATTGTTTATCCAACATAGCAACATTCACCTAAGTAACCTCCCATACACAGATTGTTCATTAAACCATTCTACCAACTGACACGAATGTTTAGATCATTACAAAAAAAGTCAACAACAACATGTTCATTGAGTAGCCATTGCCTTGCCCTTATGCCTTCGAACACGAGTCTGCACAGGTTGGGATGACGCAGGTTCATTTTGAGATACCTAGAACATAGCAAAGAATAAGAACTTGAACAATACTAAATTCGGTAATTGAAGAATttaactatattaaacttacaTTTGAAGAAGTTTCAGCAGTCTTCCTCTTCTTTGGGTTCCTTCTCTTtcggttagggtttaggggtagATGACAACCCTTGTAGTTGTGACACTTACCCCCATAGTTGCCGCATGTGACCACATACCCACTATGGCTTATCTTGTATGGGTTAGTAGGCTCATCGGGTGCCCTTCTCCTAGCTTTTCTTGGACGTCCAGGCTGAACTCTATCAACTGGATGCAAAATTTCATCACAGGCACCAACATCTGGCCACTCTTCAAGCCCTGGCATAGCATGTACCTGTGGTTCATATGCTTGCATGTATTTATCCATCATGTAATAGCCATATAAAAATTGCTCAGGCTtttgtttgtgcatgtaaaTGGCAGcacaagcatgtgtacaaaggATACCATTGAGTTGCCATCTCCCACATGAGCATGTACCTTGAGCCAAATTCACTATTCGACGTGCGTCGAACATGTGGTCAACCTCGAACTCCAACTCATTATGCCATCTATATATACAATTCTTTGCTTCGTCCTTGGATCTTTCCAACTTCTTTTGAATTTTGGGACATATTTTGTGAGAAACGGCTGGACTCCGTCTCTTTTTTGCTGGAATCTTGTCATCAATTGTCTTCGGATCATTTCCAGCATCGTCAAGAGCGGCTTGTCCCTAGACTCTTTGATCCATGCATTGAATATCTCCGCAAGGTTGTTTAGAAGCATATCACTCTTCGAATGTGTAGAAAAGGCATGTCTAGACCATGATGCAGGGTTGACATCATTAAGATACTTATAGGCACCAGCATCCATACTTGCTATCACCTTCATGTGATGCTGAAATAGTAATGCATTTGATGCTCTTGCAGCTCCCCACAACTGATCCTTGAATGCTTTTCCTTTGTATCCCTTTGACTTGAAGTTTGCATGTAGATGACACACACAAAATCGATGCTCAGCATGTGGCAACAAATGGTCTACTGCGGGACCAAGCTCCAGCACATTtgcaaaaaattatattaataaagctcagaaaaaagacaataaaaaataaataaataaagcgtAAACATGACTTCCACATTACATTCTGCTGATCAGACATAACAGTCCACCCGCGACCTTCCCCACTTCCCACATAAACATCATGAATAAGAAGTCCTAAAAACCACTCCCAAGATACCCATGTCTCACCCTCTGCAACCGCATACGCAATGGGGAACATATCATCATTCCCATCCTTCCTAATGGCACACAACAACTGGCCCCCTACTTTCCCTTTAAGGTGGCAAGCATCCAAGCATACAACTGGCCTACAACCATACTTGAAACCTTTCTTGCATGCATCTAAGCATATATACAACCTCTGGAAGCAGGATCCCTCTATTTTCACGTATGCACTACTGTTGGGATTTGACCTCAGTATGGCTTCACAATACTTCCTAGCATGGCGGTATTGCTCGAAATGACTACCATAGATTGCCTTAAGTGCAACCTTTTTTGCTCTCCAGCATCTGCCTATAGGAACATCAATACTGTGATCCCTTTGCACCCTTTGTTGCAATGCATATGGGGTCCATGTGGGATCATCCTTGAAATCAGGCATACACTTGGTGGCAAGAAACTGTACGTCAGCCCTCGTATTCTCATACTGATTCCCACATTAATGGTCTGGtctgaatatttttatttgtattgattCTTTCTTTGCATCCAAAGATGCGTGAATCCTCCATTCACAACCTTCACCTTTCTCTTTACAAACTGTACTCACCCTCACCCTATCATTGTGtttatatttgaaatcaaacccATTTTGCACAGCATACCATTTTAGTGCCTTTTTAAATATACATGTATCAGCAAACAATAGCCCCTTCTCCAACTCAATTGGCACCCTCATGTCATGGCTCTCATTAAAATCTCGATACCTCCTCTTTTTTCGTTTTGTCAATTCATCATCGAACCCATCCAAACTCATCAACTCTTCACTATCGTAGTACTCTTCACCATCTTCATGTCCAGTGCTTGCATGTGGTTCCTCACCTACAAACTTTCCCCACCAATTTTCCATGTATTCTTTGTTAACTGGAACATCACTTGTGAACAGATTGTCGTCAACATCAGTTATTTCAAAGTCTCTCAACTGCAATTCTTCTTCATCAACTAAGTCTGGCACACTAGGAACACTACATTcaccccccccttttttttccttctagcaGACACTCGCGCACCCTTTCTACCAGTGGcacccccccctttttttttccccccccccttttgtttttttttttttttttttttttttttttttttttttctgtgaaacctgttctttcttttttgaaggaTTTGTTGCAGCATCACCATCGACATTCCCCTCAATATTTTCTGCATCAACCGCATGTCCAGCATTCCCCAAGCCAACATCCCCCTCAACATTCCCCAAACCAGCATCCCCCTCGGCATTCCCCAAGCCAACAGTCCCCTCACCATTCCCCAAGCTAGCATCCCCCTCACCATTCCCTAAGCCAGCATTCCCCTCATCGTCACCCTCTGGCGGTGGCAAAAACAGTACTTCCCCAACAATATCTGGTTCATCAACCCTATGTTCGACATATATGTGAACACTCGTCAATCCATATACTTCTACAATGTTGAGAAAATCCACTACCTGTTCATCATTTGTCAATAGCTTCCCCAATTCCTCCACATCATTGTCATCCATCTTGAACTAGTATCTTAGGTTATTCACATACCCAAGATCCCTAACAACATCCTCAATTTCTCACGCTGAAAGGAAATCAACATCGTAGTTTTTGATTTCATCCTTTAGCCCCCCAACATATTGAAGGCCAGGATTATGTTGCACTACTCCACCATGGTGAATGGTGATATCCAGTAACATATCTGCAGATGGAGTTGTGAATGAATGAGAGTCAAAGAATTTTTTGTTGTTAGAATTCTAATTTCTGAATATAAAATATgatgttgaaaaaaatatgCATGGTTTAGATGAAAAGTTTGCATGAAAGGTTTGGAGTACGTTGCCAACGTTTTAGAATAAAGTTTGTCCAACTATTACTAACATGCAGCAACAATAAAGTGGACAAACTATGTAACAAAAGCTTTTAAGTTGACAAACCCAGGGACCACAAGAGACCACATGTTAACTGCACGTCTAATGATAAGAATTTAAAGAATTGGTTTGAAAACGAGAAACTCAGAACATAATGTCAAACACATTACACATAGTCACTGCTTACTTTATTCTGAAACACATACTCAGGGACGACGACAATGACCCCACTGCCCCACATGTGAACTGCTTGATTTATTCACAACTACCATTACTGACAAACACATAGCACTAATTTATGTTTCCCACCACCCGTTTTACAAGCCATCACAACATCAACATCTGACCCACATGTTGAAAAGTTTGCAACATCCAGACAAATATCTACATTGAAGTCGACAACTCAACAATAACAAATTCCAAACtaaaagttatataaaattatatccACATCGGTGATAACAACATCATTTCTTAAAATATGGACAAAattacccaaaaccctaaattggggaaaccctaaaatctaaaattaCGTAAAAGTCGAGATGTTACCTTCAACACAAGGATGCCGGAGACAATGACCACGAACGGAACAGATACGAAGAGATTTTCCATAGCAACGCCAGGGATCACGGACGGAGACTACGAGCACGGactttatttttggatgaatagaaGTGACAAGTCCCTATGTTTTCCACTGTCTTCACTATTTCCTCCCTCGGTATTcatgaaaaatttcaaaatgccGCCCATACTCT contains:
- the LOC133853896 gene encoding uncharacterized protein LOC133853896, encoding MSFVKADLGVDALTCKCGLRSPLRTSWTTANPGRRFFGCSMYDAQKEEVIQLRARKRQLTQMLLFLTVVFFAFVGVWLMGVLVMFLSFCNGSVFVKEVFVMVHSALAFLDG